In Zingiber officinale cultivar Zhangliang chromosome 1A, Zo_v1.1, whole genome shotgun sequence, a genomic segment contains:
- the LOC122004149 gene encoding phospholipase A1-II 5-like — protein MKGWRDIYTTENIIEQIPSAQEKLKAVIKEYVDLYKDQNPSIICVGHSLGGSLAVVSAFDIANSGLSEINGNDHIRVCAVAFDAPRVGNQAFNDALEKLPKTKVLRINNNKDIVAYWPPCDGYVDTAQWHALQVILHTVTGWRTEFDNDSELVKARLPLVNRSAGHLKAEHKVIEAWWVEKNKGMAYDKEKDIWYERPVPWNE, from the exons ATGAAAGGCTGGAGAGACATCTACACCACGGAAAATATAATCGAACAGATTCCCAGCGCACAGGAGAAGTTAAAAGCTGTGATAAAAGAGTACGTGGATTTGTACAAAGATCAGAATCCGTCCATCATCTGCGTCGGCCACAGCCTCGGCGGCTCCCTCGCCGTAGTCAGCGCTTTTGATATAGCGAACAGCGGACTGTCCGAGATCAACGGCAATGATCATATTCGGGTATGCGCTGTGGCGTTCGATGCCCCCAGAGTCGGGAACCAGGCGTTCAATGACGCCTTGGAGAAACTACCGAAGACAAAAGTTTTAAGAATCAACAATAATAAGGACATTGTCGCCTATTGGCCGCCGTGTGATGGCTACGTCGACACCG CTCAGTGGCACGCGCTGCAAGTGATTCTACACACCGTGACCGGATGGAGGACAGAATTCGACAACGACTCCGAGCTTGTGAAGGCGAGACTGCCGCTGGTGAACAGGTCAGCGGGGCATTTGAAGGCTGAGCATAAAGTGATCGAGGCTTGGTGGGTAgagaaaaacaaagggatggcGTACGATAAGGAAAAGGACATATGGTACGAGAGACCGGTGCCGTGGAACGAATAG